One segment of Arthrobacter sp. MMS18-M83 DNA contains the following:
- a CDS encoding glycosyltransferase family 2 protein produces MIVLSILLVLGVSTIFWSLAGLVRLAGEESWRARGLSYRVRGWIASLRGGKAPIPQRQRGRHRSKGVRIYPSNVAVLVAAHNEALVIKETILAASALVPRRNIHVVSDMSTDDTAAIARSAGVKVLELEPNRGKAGALAAGIAHFDLCKRFKVVMLLDADTRPAPDYLETGLPLFSDPTVVAVAGRAKSIMSPQSPTAIGRFLVAYRERLYIVVQLLLKYGQAARGANVVSIVPGFASMYRTSALSKIEVLAPGLVIEDFNMTFEIHAKKLGRIAFHPSAAVAYTQDPDNLKDYVKQVRRWILGFWQTVRRHGLKFSRFWFVLGLYIVELVASSLFLVLLVPAFLLSFVAAVEVWIFGDRSEIFVFLSGVLRPQDVLIGVFLPDFFLTILAAVSMRSPRLLLMAPLFPLMRILDAIICLQVLPRAYSSRSSGVWVSPVRRIQRPSQEMGAAGSPVARVG; encoded by the coding sequence GTGATAGTTCTTTCGATCCTTTTGGTTCTGGGGGTCAGCACGATTTTCTGGTCCCTCGCCGGGCTGGTACGTCTCGCAGGTGAGGAGTCGTGGCGGGCTCGCGGATTGTCCTACCGGGTCCGTGGGTGGATCGCCTCGCTGCGTGGCGGCAAGGCGCCGATCCCTCAGCGTCAGCGGGGCCGTCATCGTTCAAAGGGAGTCCGAATCTACCCTTCGAATGTCGCAGTCCTCGTAGCCGCCCATAATGAGGCGCTCGTCATCAAAGAGACAATCCTTGCCGCGTCCGCTTTGGTCCCTCGACGCAACATCCACGTCGTCTCGGACATGTCCACTGACGACACCGCAGCCATTGCGCGGTCCGCAGGGGTAAAAGTGCTGGAGCTTGAACCGAACCGGGGTAAGGCAGGCGCGCTCGCGGCGGGAATCGCCCATTTCGATCTGTGCAAGCGGTTCAAGGTGGTCATGCTTCTGGACGCGGACACCCGCCCGGCCCCGGACTATCTCGAAACGGGGCTGCCGCTGTTTTCCGATCCCACCGTGGTCGCAGTCGCGGGACGCGCCAAGTCAATCATGAGTCCGCAATCTCCGACGGCGATTGGCCGCTTCCTGGTGGCCTACCGGGAGCGCTTGTACATCGTGGTCCAACTGCTGCTCAAATACGGCCAAGCAGCACGGGGCGCCAATGTCGTTTCGATCGTTCCGGGATTTGCCAGCATGTACAGAACCAGCGCGCTCAGCAAAATAGAGGTCCTGGCGCCGGGACTGGTGATTGAAGACTTCAACATGACCTTTGAAATCCATGCGAAGAAGCTGGGACGGATCGCATTCCATCCGTCCGCGGCTGTCGCGTACACGCAGGATCCGGACAATCTTAAGGACTACGTCAAGCAGGTGAGGCGGTGGATCCTCGGCTTCTGGCAGACGGTCAGGCGGCACGGCCTGAAGTTCAGCAGATTCTGGTTCGTCCTTGGGCTATACATTGTTGAGCTCGTAGCCAGTTCCCTTTTCTTGGTGCTGCTGGTGCCGGCTTTCCTGCTATCGTTCGTCGCCGCCGTCGAGGTCTGGATCTTTGGCGATCGATCTGAGATATTCGTCTTCCTATCAGGTGTCCTGCGGCCCCAGGACGTTCTCATCGGAGTCTTCCTGCCGGACTTCTTCCTGACAATCCTTGCCGCCGTCTCGATGCGTAGCCCGCGCCTCTTGCTGATGGCTCCCCTGTTTCCCCTGATGCGGATCCTGGATGCAATCATTTGCCTCCAGGTATTGCCGAGGGCGTACTCGTCACGTTCGTCGGGAGTTTGGGTCAGCCCGGTTCGAAGGATCCAACGCCCGTCCCAGGAAATGGGGGCGGCCGGATCGCCGGTGGCAAGGGTCGGCTAG
- a CDS encoding polysaccharide deacetylase family protein yields the protein MSSGGKDFASGPVRTSRKRVGLWAVSWVSVLLLLTGATSLLKGSQTPVDSSQPDPTASAAPLSSVSLTFDSGRANQMEAARILKDHGLRGTFFIDSGFVGAPGFMTIENLHSLATNQNEIGGHTITLADVTSVEPDEASRQICNDRVNLTDWGFKVTSFAYPFAASTAKSEELVAGCGYNSARGLGEINTPVDCVGCAAAETVRPADVFRTRATSEVGSNWTLADLEETVVQAEKAGGWLQLTFYDIDNSGSPRSVSPALFEQFATWLAAKTQQGTMAVRTVHDVIGGVAKSVVNGPVAAPAAPGKNAILNPGLEIAGKYGLPQCWQVSSYGKNAAVLSTLTPGHTGAVARRLDVSEYSSGDAKLLPVLDLGACAPSVGTGHSYSLRAWYQSTAKTQFEVYYRNKLGTWTYWTASPWFAANTSYEQAIWETPPVPAGAEALSFGLNLFSDGQLATDDYEMYDTVGAPSP from the coding sequence ATGAGCTCCGGGGGGAAGGACTTCGCGTCCGGTCCGGTCCGGACGTCCAGGAAACGGGTAGGCCTGTGGGCCGTCTCGTGGGTCTCAGTGTTGCTCCTGTTGACGGGCGCAACGTCGCTGCTCAAAGGAAGCCAGACTCCGGTTGACTCCTCCCAGCCTGACCCCACGGCTTCAGCCGCCCCGCTTTCTTCTGTCAGCCTGACGTTTGATTCAGGCCGGGCAAACCAGATGGAGGCCGCCCGGATCCTCAAGGACCACGGCCTCCGGGGCACTTTCTTCATCGATTCAGGATTTGTGGGCGCACCCGGTTTCATGACGATCGAGAATCTCCACAGTCTGGCCACTAATCAAAATGAGATCGGTGGCCACACAATCACTCTTGCCGATGTGACTTCGGTGGAACCGGACGAAGCGTCGAGGCAGATTTGCAACGATCGAGTGAACCTCACGGATTGGGGCTTTAAGGTCACGTCCTTTGCCTATCCGTTTGCGGCTTCAACGGCCAAGTCGGAGGAGCTCGTTGCTGGATGCGGCTACAACAGCGCGCGAGGTCTCGGCGAGATAAACACGCCCGTTGACTGCGTGGGTTGCGCTGCAGCAGAGACTGTCCGCCCCGCCGACGTCTTCCGGACGCGCGCAACATCGGAGGTCGGCAGCAACTGGACGTTGGCCGACCTAGAGGAGACAGTAGTGCAGGCCGAAAAGGCCGGGGGCTGGTTACAGCTGACCTTCTACGACATTGACAACAGCGGTAGTCCCCGCTCCGTCAGTCCCGCGCTGTTCGAACAGTTCGCCACCTGGTTGGCGGCCAAGACCCAACAAGGGACCATGGCCGTGCGCACGGTACATGACGTAATCGGTGGCGTGGCGAAATCAGTGGTGAACGGTCCGGTGGCCGCACCCGCCGCACCAGGCAAGAACGCCATCCTGAATCCGGGGCTGGAAATCGCGGGAAAGTATGGCCTACCGCAATGCTGGCAGGTTTCGTCCTACGGCAAGAACGCTGCAGTACTCAGCACATTGACCCCGGGCCACACTGGTGCGGTGGCCCGTCGTCTGGACGTGAGCGAATATTCGTCTGGTGACGCCAAATTGCTTCCCGTCCTCGATCTCGGGGCATGTGCCCCGAGCGTGGGTACCGGCCACAGCTATTCGCTCCGGGCGTGGTACCAGTCCACTGCGAAGACGCAGTTCGAAGTGTATTACCGCAACAAGCTGGGCACGTGGACGTACTGGACGGCCAGTCCCTGGTTTGCGGCCAACACCAGTTACGAGCAGGCAATCTGGGAAACGCCACCCGTTCCGGCAGGAGCCGAGGCCCTCAGCTTTGGATTGAACCTCTTCAGCGATGGCCAGCTTGCTACCGATGATTACGAAATGTACGACACAGTGGGAGCTCCGTCGCCGTGA
- a CDS encoding helix-turn-helix transcriptional regulator gives MDDTEGTHTSPPIIRAAELQEIVIALSGPEPAGIVISGPSGSGMTTLLDAAASVLRGSFSVIARNVSESFADIPFGIAMALVPDLPASSKVWPGSIVAACRKAVRSVSTPGSSALLVLDNIDFLDDMSLWLLSQLLGDPDIRMIATHRSDRPLRMELMESVVSRQLSVVTLDDLTQDQLREFLDDRLGGHAARSLVRDIHAATGGNLQAAKLLLDEAAARGEIVEQADSWMLSGPIRPDGSQALELTRHRLEGYSVPQRQVVDLLAAGEPIPMAILEQLGQKRAMEALTGDGTVRVQKDNQETASLSHANEGRLARQQLGPARILELRRSIYKISIPVADDSLWTLFRRVELEQESRLPVADADLLAVAIAANDIHDNGRARRSADAVRAPELGLVARVELARALYHARDFPGAVTVLKGLVANTPDVLTADFAHAVWLLLRALMPTSPGANVLQSVLQDARRRLETAAVGVQPGEPAYLGQTAVRDELDVLQLYLDAQNGSWPSAGSELFQRLCRGQLIDPGLRSENHPPPPTQAAVLLMALVSQGLAVSGRFSDAVALSTSALEALGRLPRCPVDFLSAVLTIHGSNLIWRGQWGGSEMFCVGSSSYSNRMSYFGGAAHLYRALVLARQGSLELACEQFRQAKARLDEADPEGLLPPALGGLAAAAWLLGDVNQVRRALAAYDSRRSSGNYLASQLAESYSSAARSVLIGAEHSHRKLLQLAGSAAKKGHRALEMLNLGLAARTGSRGYRQMGPGVSEVVWSVEPGGQPGQEGGQEMGHGPGLGAEEEEASTGAPQQDRAFDQEDVFAHDELGLEGPESRSSILPGIVKLSQREREVTALVASGLSSAEVAARLGIAVNTVNAHLQRVYGKLGVSRRQKLSELWDELAKPEE, from the coding sequence ATGGACGATACTGAAGGGACCCACACCTCGCCCCCGATTATTCGGGCAGCAGAGCTTCAAGAGATTGTCATTGCCTTGTCAGGGCCGGAACCAGCAGGGATCGTCATCTCAGGCCCGAGCGGCTCGGGAATGACTACCCTCTTGGACGCAGCGGCTTCAGTGCTTCGCGGGTCGTTCAGCGTGATCGCCCGCAACGTGTCCGAGTCGTTCGCGGACATCCCGTTTGGAATCGCCATGGCCCTTGTTCCGGACCTGCCAGCCAGCTCCAAGGTGTGGCCGGGTTCCATCGTGGCGGCTTGCCGCAAAGCGGTGCGCAGCGTTTCCACACCCGGATCCTCTGCCCTGCTGGTGCTGGACAACATCGATTTTCTGGACGACATGTCCCTTTGGCTCTTGAGCCAGCTCCTTGGTGATCCCGACATCCGCATGATCGCGACCCACCGCTCAGACCGGCCGCTGAGAATGGAACTGATGGAATCCGTCGTTTCGCGGCAGCTTTCGGTGGTGACCCTGGACGATCTCACCCAGGACCAGCTTCGCGAGTTCCTCGATGACCGTCTCGGAGGGCACGCCGCGCGGAGCCTGGTCCGGGACATCCATGCCGCCACCGGAGGAAACCTGCAGGCCGCGAAGTTGCTCTTGGACGAAGCCGCAGCGCGTGGCGAGATCGTGGAGCAGGCTGATTCCTGGATGCTGTCCGGACCGATCCGCCCGGATGGTTCGCAGGCGCTTGAGCTGACCCGGCACCGACTTGAGGGATATTCCGTGCCGCAGCGTCAGGTTGTGGACCTTTTGGCGGCGGGGGAGCCGATACCGATGGCCATCCTCGAACAGCTTGGCCAAAAGCGGGCCATGGAAGCACTCACGGGTGACGGCACGGTCCGTGTCCAGAAAGACAACCAGGAGACGGCTTCCCTCAGCCACGCGAACGAAGGGAGGCTCGCCCGGCAGCAGCTGGGGCCAGCCCGGATCTTGGAACTTCGGCGAAGCATCTACAAGATCTCCATACCGGTTGCGGATGACTCGCTCTGGACGCTGTTCCGCCGGGTGGAGCTCGAACAGGAAAGCCGATTGCCGGTAGCCGACGCTGACCTTCTGGCCGTGGCGATTGCGGCGAACGACATTCACGATAACGGGCGGGCCCGGCGGTCTGCGGATGCGGTGCGGGCACCGGAACTCGGGCTGGTCGCAAGAGTGGAGCTGGCAAGGGCCCTGTATCACGCTAGGGATTTCCCCGGGGCTGTCACGGTCCTGAAAGGTTTGGTCGCGAACACCCCTGACGTCTTGACCGCGGACTTCGCCCACGCCGTGTGGCTCCTGCTGCGTGCCCTCATGCCGACTTCGCCGGGGGCAAATGTGCTGCAGTCGGTTCTACAGGATGCCCGACGGCGGCTGGAGACTGCCGCCGTCGGGGTCCAGCCGGGCGAGCCGGCCTATCTAGGCCAGACGGCCGTCCGGGACGAACTGGACGTCCTCCAGCTGTATCTGGATGCGCAGAACGGAAGCTGGCCTTCGGCCGGTAGCGAGCTGTTCCAGAGGCTTTGCCGTGGCCAATTGATCGACCCTGGACTGCGTTCGGAGAACCATCCGCCACCGCCTACCCAGGCCGCGGTGCTTTTGATGGCGCTTGTCTCCCAAGGGCTCGCCGTCAGCGGGAGGTTCTCGGACGCCGTCGCTCTCTCGACGTCGGCCCTCGAAGCTTTGGGGAGGCTGCCCCGGTGCCCTGTGGACTTCCTCTCCGCCGTCTTGACCATCCACGGATCGAATTTGATCTGGCGCGGGCAATGGGGCGGCTCCGAAATGTTCTGCGTCGGCAGTTCCAGCTACAGCAACCGGATGAGCTATTTCGGCGGGGCTGCCCACCTTTACAGGGCGCTGGTGCTCGCCAGGCAGGGGAGCTTGGAACTGGCTTGTGAACAGTTCCGCCAGGCCAAGGCCCGGCTGGACGAAGCTGATCCTGAGGGGCTTCTGCCACCGGCCCTCGGTGGACTTGCCGCAGCTGCCTGGCTGCTGGGAGATGTCAACCAGGTGCGTCGCGCCCTGGCGGCCTACGATTCGCGCCGCAGTTCAGGAAATTACCTGGCATCGCAGCTCGCTGAAAGCTATTCATCCGCAGCACGGTCAGTGCTGATTGGTGCGGAACATTCACACAGGAAGCTCCTTCAACTTGCGGGTTCGGCTGCAAAGAAGGGACACCGGGCACTCGAAATGCTGAACCTGGGCTTGGCCGCGCGTACCGGCAGCCGAGGCTACCGGCAGATGGGTCCAGGGGTGTCCGAGGTTGTGTGGAGTGTCGAGCCCGGAGGGCAGCCAGGACAGGAAGGAGGACAGGAAATGGGACACGGACCAGGGCTGGGTGCAGAAGAAGAAGAAGCGAGCACGGGTGCGCCGCAACAAGACCGGGCTTTTGACCAAGAGGACGTGTTTGCTCACGACGAACTCGGACTGGAAGGTCCGGAGTCCAGGTCCTCTATTCTTCCAGGGATCGTCAAGCTCTCCCAGCGCGAACGCGAGGTGACTGCCTTGGTCGCCTCCGGGTTGAGCAGCGCGGAGGTGGCCGCTCGTTTGGGTATCGCGGTAAATACTGTCAATGCGCACCTTCAGCGGGTTTACGGGAAGCTCGGCGTCTCACGCCGGCAGAAGCTCTCGGAGCTATGGGACGAGTTGGCGAAGCCGGAGGAGTAG
- a CDS encoding dTDP-glucose 4,6-dehydratase, whose amino-acid sequence MKTAITGGAGFIGSHLVEYLLAAGDEVAVLDNLSTGRLENLKGVIGHRNFHFVEGTILDRDAVDKVVAGADRVFHLAAAVGVNLIVDHPLESLRTNIHGTEVVLDSVLESGASLLLASTSEIYGKNTSDSLSEEADRILGSALKSRWTYAAAKGIDEAFAHAYWRQFGLPVAIVRLFNTVGPRQTGRYGMVVPRLVRQALVGEPLTVYGDGQQTRCFSYVGDIVPAIARISEEPLAYGNAFNLGGSYEISILTLAQRIVELLGSESPITLVPYEEAYSEGYEDMRRRVPDNSRSRELVGFNPKTTLDEIILNVAADYKPAKVLDPSGWKVTLAS is encoded by the coding sequence ATGAAAACAGCAATAACCGGCGGTGCCGGATTCATCGGCAGCCACCTCGTTGAGTATCTGTTGGCGGCCGGCGACGAAGTAGCGGTCTTGGACAACTTGTCTACGGGACGCCTCGAGAATCTCAAGGGCGTGATCGGCCACAGGAACTTCCACTTCGTGGAGGGCACCATTCTCGACCGGGACGCCGTGGACAAAGTTGTTGCCGGTGCCGACAGGGTCTTCCACCTGGCGGCCGCCGTCGGCGTGAATCTGATTGTGGACCACCCTCTAGAGAGCCTCCGCACGAATATCCATGGCACGGAAGTGGTCCTGGACTCTGTCCTGGAGTCGGGTGCCTCGCTGCTGCTGGCATCCACCAGCGAGATCTACGGCAAGAACACTTCGGACAGCCTTTCGGAGGAGGCGGACCGCATCCTTGGATCTGCGCTCAAGTCGAGGTGGACTTATGCTGCGGCGAAAGGCATTGACGAGGCGTTTGCGCATGCATACTGGCGCCAATTCGGCTTGCCAGTTGCTATCGTGCGGCTCTTCAACACGGTAGGACCTCGCCAGACAGGCCGGTATGGAATGGTTGTCCCGCGACTTGTGCGGCAGGCGCTCGTCGGTGAACCTCTGACGGTGTACGGAGACGGCCAGCAGACGAGGTGCTTCTCCTACGTCGGTGATATCGTTCCTGCCATCGCCCGTATTTCCGAGGAACCGCTGGCCTATGGGAATGCGTTCAACCTCGGTGGGAGCTACGAGATTTCCATTCTGACACTGGCCCAACGGATCGTTGAACTCCTGGGGAGCGAAAGTCCCATCACCCTGGTTCCCTATGAGGAGGCCTACTCCGAGGGGTACGAGGACATGCGCCGGCGCGTTCCGGACAACAGCAGGTCCCGCGAGCTTGTTGGCTTCAACCCGAAGACTACCCTCGATGAAATCATCCTTAACGTCGCCGCCGACTACAAGCCGGCGAAAGTCCTGGATCCTTCGGGTTGGAAGGTCACCCTGGCCTCTTGA
- a CDS encoding chitinase — protein MSKKRGAGASVAAEAGNARDVRGLSGPPRGRRRQLSSLARVCVAAGLVVAGVGGFLAWRVATNANGAFQPPWFSGYVDVTVVPQYPFDAPLGEATKNVTLAFVVANAGQDCTPSWGSTYSLDAAKASLKLEERIAKLRSNGGAIAVSFGGSVNSELANSCQNVAELEGAYRTVLERYDPATIDFDIEGTNLTDSAAWQRRAAVVAALQKERNNAGHSLAVWLTLPVTPQGLTDVGTSAVDQMLSAGVQLAGVNIMTMNYGSSRSTSQSMLDAGTSAAQATHEQLSIIYQRAGMNLDGEQIWRKMGLTPMIGRNDLPGEVFDLDAARGLNSFALSKGVTRVSMWSLNRDMSCAQATSEGPASHICSGINQGSQRFSDVLGAGFQGRLP, from the coding sequence GTGTCCAAGAAACGGGGAGCCGGCGCTTCCGTTGCGGCAGAGGCAGGCAACGCACGGGACGTCCGTGGCTTGTCCGGCCCGCCCCGTGGACGCCGCCGCCAGCTGTCAAGCCTTGCACGGGTCTGCGTCGCCGCAGGCCTGGTCGTGGCCGGGGTCGGGGGCTTTCTCGCGTGGCGCGTAGCCACGAACGCAAACGGCGCGTTCCAGCCGCCATGGTTTTCCGGTTACGTCGATGTCACGGTAGTCCCTCAGTACCCCTTCGACGCGCCCCTGGGGGAGGCCACCAAGAATGTCACGCTGGCGTTTGTGGTGGCAAACGCCGGACAGGACTGCACGCCTAGCTGGGGTAGCACATACAGCCTCGACGCCGCGAAAGCTTCGCTCAAGCTCGAGGAACGCATCGCCAAGCTTCGGTCAAACGGTGGCGCGATCGCGGTGTCCTTCGGCGGTTCGGTGAACAGTGAGCTCGCCAACTCCTGCCAGAACGTCGCGGAGCTGGAAGGGGCCTACCGGACAGTCCTGGAGCGCTATGACCCCGCGACCATCGACTTTGATATCGAAGGCACCAATCTCACCGACAGCGCTGCCTGGCAGCGCCGCGCCGCAGTTGTCGCCGCATTGCAGAAGGAGCGAAACAACGCGGGACACTCCCTTGCTGTCTGGCTGACACTTCCAGTCACGCCGCAAGGATTGACCGACGTCGGAACCTCCGCCGTCGATCAAATGCTATCCGCCGGTGTTCAGCTGGCTGGCGTTAACATCATGACGATGAACTACGGCTCAAGCCGAAGTACGTCGCAGAGCATGCTTGATGCCGGTACGTCGGCAGCCCAGGCCACCCACGAGCAACTCAGCATCATCTATCAGCGTGCAGGAATGAACCTCGACGGCGAGCAGATCTGGAGGAAGATGGGGTTGACCCCGATGATCGGCCGGAACGATCTCCCGGGCGAAGTGTTTGACCTGGATGCGGCGCGCGGGTTGAACTCCTTTGCCCTCAGCAAGGGAGTGACACGGGTGTCCATGTGGTCCCTGAACCGGGACATGTCCTGCGCGCAGGCCACCTCGGAAGGACCGGCCAGCCACATATGCAGCGGGATCAACCAAGGAAGCCAACGCTTCTCCGATGTGCTGGGTGCAGGTTTCCAAGGCAGACTGCCCTGA